The sequence below is a genomic window from Bombus affinis isolate iyBomAffi1 chromosome 13, iyBomAffi1.2, whole genome shotgun sequence.
CTTTTTGTTCTCAAGAAACGATTATTCTGCATTCGCAGCACGTGCATCAGTTCACAGTTGTACTCGTATATGGTTCAATTACTTCAGTCCCTgcatggaaaaaaaatcatgttgTATGAATATATATTATCGATGATACACTTAGCATTATGACTGAATTTTGTAGAGCAAATGTATAGTGATAAGGGTAAATTAAGTTTCATCTATTATCATAAAACTTACCTTGATTTGGAGCGACTGTCTTTTTGCCTATCTGGAGACTTGCTGCGAGAACGGGATTTTCCACGTGAGCTCTTACTGTCAGAACGCGAACGGCTGCGGCTTCGACTATATGAACGCCTGCGATCTCTATCTCGGCTCCTTGATCTACTGCGTGATCTAGAACGCGAGCGTCTTCGATCCCTGCTTCTACTACGTGATCTATAAACAAACATGCTATTGATACAAAGCTACATAGTATTGCATGTGAAGTATTTTACCTAACCTTTATGTCGCTCAATTAATTTCTTCAATTATTTTTGaagtttcaattttatataaaagagaTACAAATTGTTCGTATCTTTTGCATTGGCTGTACTTTACTTTAGGGAACAAAATTATTGACATTTTcatatgtaattatattattatatactacATATTATCACTAGTATATACAATGGGGTGCAAAAAcattcaagcacttatagacaTTTTTCATGAATACTTTGATAATTTGTACAAAGTATATGTTTGTAATAAATACAtacaatttcaaaatgttttatacgatatatacaataTGAATATAGCAACTTTTTATTGTAAACGTCCAAATACTTTTGCACACCACAGTATCATTATTGGTGATCTTCacaatgaaaaaagaaattttaacaaTATGTAGATTAAATTCAAATCACACAGTGAGTATACATATAAGTGTTGGACTATGGTATAAATATCCCAACATAAAGGTATACAGATTTTCTATATAATGAAAATGTTTTGATAACAATTACCTTCCTCGTCGTCGGCTACCACGACTTCGATGTGGTGAAGTTGGTCGTCCATATCGAGCCATTTGAACTCTAAGTTCCCTACCATCCAACAGTCTTCCATCCATAGCATCTAATGCATCTTCCGCATCACGCTTATCATAGAATCTAAAACAATGACCCACaagaataaaaatgttattttagacatatataatatatatatgttattagACAATACATATTGTTTGGCCATAATATTTGTTGCTATATATAAGCTTCGTTATCTGAATACTACAATGACGTCACACGGATAAATCGTAATCAACAGAATGCGCACAAAAATCGATAAACACTAAGAAAAATAGATCTTTATATACCTAACGAAAGCAAATCCGCGACTTTCTCGAGTAAAACGGTCCCTGGGTATGTAAATGTCGCCGACCTCGCCACATCTTTCGAACACGCGTCTCAGATCTTCCGGCGTCGTTCTGTACGTGAGATTGTCCACTTTTAAGGACACCATCCCATCAATTCGAGGTGGTGGCCTACCGTAACTCATGTTTTTCAATTCTTGGAGGACTTCGAATTGAATAAAAACAATACTACAATCGACGAAATCAGTTTTAGATCAAGTACCACAGGTGCACACACGTTCAACACAAGATGGCGAGTAGCGGAAGAATGAATTCTACGCGCAATATGGTCGGAAATGACGTAAATAAAATATCGTACTACGCGCGTCAAATTTTTTTGTACGAAATGcacatatttttctttcattcgtaaAATAAATTGATTTTATTAATGTACTGATAAAACAAGGATCTTTTGGCAAAAAGATTATGATTTCTTTATTGAAATGAGTTGCagcaaaaatttaaaaaaagcaaACAACAAACAATTGTTTTTGGTGGAAGTGAAAATTATCTATAAGAActattctttttattaaatatgttccaatatttcatataaattaagtactccaataattttcttttattcctgcatataatttatgaaaatgtaaaatgtatttTCATATTCTTTTTAATACTATATAGGAGTGAAATGACTTACGTTGCTCACTTCCGGCCAATTTCAAATTTAAACGGACAGcaatttttatcgaaaaataaatgaaaacgtTTGAATTTGCTCTTGTTTTATCGAAAGCAAAAGAAAGTACACAAAGGTTTTAATGGAacaacgttgctctacataagaAAATATCATGGGAACTAACGTAGAATGACATAGATAACTTCGGTGAAGGAAATATCGACTCGTCTTTTATGTTTCATTTCTAAACaggtttttatataaaaaaattaaattccacgTACAATATCAGACACACGCGGTCAATGGTGGTGAACATTGATCGCAACAAATCGTTAAcgcattattttttatttaagtttCAATGAAGCTGCATCTGTGGTATCACAACAATGCCCTTGCAATAAGATGCCCCACAAAATAATCTGTCAACATCGCTTAAAAATCCACCGATACAATTACAGCTTCGATCTCCATTTTGCACGTTTACGAAAACGAATCATACCAACCGTAAGAAAGTGCAAACGCAATTGTTGTACATTTTGGTCCTTTACCCGCCGATCTCCTGTGTCTGTTGTATCGACATGTTTGCATGTTACGAGACGATCTTTCGTTTGATTAAGGAAATGTAGGCAGAAAACAAAACGTTAATTTTTAACGTATTTTAAAAAAGATCGAGTGAAaagagaatttaaaaaaaaacgaaCCGAAGGGCAAACATGTTAACAACAAACACAGTACTCACAATACTTCTTTGACTTAGCTAGGCGGTAGGCGCAAAAATAAGAGACGTCGAGTGATCGCAATTCTCGCTcttattctttttttacttttctatcTTCCTTTTTCTCTGAAGATTCGTGAACCATTGGCAGAGCCACGAGTATGTATGCGAAGCGTGGTCTCGAAATAAATGGAAGTAATACGTGCAGGAGTAATGTCGTCGAAAGAATTTCTAACAAACCACATAGCGATATTCGATTCAATAAATAGCTTAGAAATGTTTAACAGGTAtcttattattacaaaatacaaacgaggaaaaaagagagaaaga
It includes:
- the LOC126923281 gene encoding serine/arginine-rich splicing factor 2 — translated: MSYGRPPPRIDGMVSLKVDNLTYRTTPEDLRRVFERCGEVGDIYIPRDRFTRESRGFAFVRFYDKRDAEDALDAMDGRLLDGRELRVQMARYGRPTSPHRSRGSRRRGRSRSRSRDRRRSRSRSRSRSRSRDRDRRRSYSRSRSRSRSDSKSSRGKSRSRSKSPDRQKDSRSKSRD